The Desulfomicrobium escambiense DSM 10707 genome includes a region encoding these proteins:
- a CDS encoding PilZ domain-containing protein: MHEKRRYPRSAALLTCAVEKIFHNDKKVQSKVINQSQQGLRIESDYKFLPGDALKIVVYEDSFDIDATKQDYCIGMVRWCARQDGCCGGLYGIGVELAVRSKNAYWSIRG; encoded by the coding sequence ATGCACGAGAAGAGGAGATACCCGCGCAGTGCAGCTTTGTTGACATGTGCTGTAGAAAAGATATTTCATAATGACAAGAAAGTTCAATCGAAAGTCATTAATCAAAGTCAACAAGGTTTGAGGATTGAATCAGACTATAAATTTCTTCCTGGTGATGCCTTGAAAATTGTTGTTTATGAAGATAGTTTCGATATTGATGCGACTAAGCAAGACTATTGTATCGGCATGGTCCGTTGGTGCGCTCGTCAGGATGGCTGTTGCGGTGGTTTGTATGGCATTGGTGTCGAGTTGGCGGTTCGCAGCAAGAACGCATACTGGTCTATCAGGGGCTGA
- a CDS encoding outer membrane protein assembly factor BamD, producing MRTKLLLFSLVLLLNGCGAIDYYFLTPPEDTAQELFENARVSMQDKDYAQAIDSLVKLNDRYPFSPYAMDARLMLGDAYSLDRQYLEAVDVYEEFLSMHPRHEQIDYVLFQIGVNKFNSHKSIDLPQTQLSEAIESFKRVVDGYPKSVYREPSKEYIEKCRRLIAEHELYVADFYYKTEQYGAAWARYKYVLDNFPDLTDIAQTAETRAKAAWFYAQEQENDTKRHPSKIKPYFDWL from the coding sequence ATGCGCACCAAACTGCTTCTTTTTTCCCTGGTCCTTCTTCTGAACGGCTGCGGGGCCATCGACTACTATTTCCTGACTCCTCCCGAGGACACGGCCCAGGAGCTTTTCGAGAACGCCCGCGTGTCCATGCAGGACAAGGACTACGCGCAGGCCATCGACTCCCTGGTCAAGCTGAACGACCGCTATCCGTTCAGCCCCTACGCCATGGACGCCCGGCTCATGCTCGGCGACGCCTACTCCCTGGACCGGCAATATCTTGAGGCCGTGGACGTCTACGAGGAGTTTTTGTCCATGCACCCGCGGCATGAGCAGATCGATTACGTCCTCTTCCAGATCGGCGTGAACAAGTTCAACTCCCACAAGTCCATCGATCTGCCCCAGACCCAGCTGTCCGAGGCCATCGAGTCCTTCAAGCGGGTGGTGGACGGGTATCCCAAGAGTGTCTACCGCGAACCGTCCAAGGAATACATCGAGAAGTGCCGCCGGCTCATCGCCGAGCACGAACTCTACGTGGCGGACTTCTACTACAAGACCGAGCAGTACGGCGCCGCCTGGGCTCGCTACAAGTACGTCCTCGACAACTTCCCCGACCTGACGGACATCGCCCAAACCGCCGAAACCCGCGCCAAGGCGGCCTGGTTCTACGCCCAGGAGCAGGAGAACGACACCAAGCGGCATCCGAGCAAGATCAAGCCGTATTTCGACTGGCTCTAG
- the trxA gene encoding thioredoxin encodes MAAQVNDAGFDAEVLKSDLPVLVDFWAPWCGPCRAIAPVIDELTQEFEGKVAIMKMNVDENPATPSKFGIRAIPTLILFKNGEVVEQVTGAVSKASLKQMLNDKAL; translated from the coding sequence ATGGCTGCTCAAGTGAACGATGCCGGATTCGACGCTGAAGTTTTGAAATCTGATCTCCCGGTGCTGGTGGATTTTTGGGCGCCGTGGTGCGGTCCGTGCAGGGCCATCGCTCCTGTCATCGACGAACTGACCCAGGAGTTCGAGGGCAAGGTCGCCATCATGAAGATGAATGTCGACGAGAATCCCGCCACGCCGAGCAAGTTCGGCATCCGTGCCATTCCCACGCTGATCCTTTTCAAGAACGGCGAGGTGGTCGAGCAGGTCACCGGGGCCGTGTCCAAGGCCAGCCTGAAACAGATGCTCAATGACAAGGCCCTCTAG